The following are encoded in a window of Rosa chinensis cultivar Old Blush chromosome 4, RchiOBHm-V2, whole genome shotgun sequence genomic DNA:
- the LOC112198401 gene encoding protein SIEVE ELEMENT OCCLUSION B, whose amino-acid sequence MALQPQTPRVNFQSTLAAPRQDTLAPQSAGLVPQTAGLAPQQTPSLLPQQNPSLVPQQNPSLVPQSTALVPQSAPAPQSALVPQTRAPATVLGRGGDNYPGRGGDNYLGRGGDGYRTTPATQLGRDRRQYSASSDDNTLTNQILMTDRSHERPYDVPLLLVKQVLQTIEAILARVNKPLDIHGTVVPGGLVPATAHVDTLEHEKAIHASLSSLHDSIDVPTSILNEISSEILSKSLTGVDASKTTMDILERVQHYDWDEKVVLALASFAIKDGEFWLVAQLFTTNALAKAVGQLKQMQEILERSGTSLRPKFEAYNNLVRAVLKVTKIIVHLQDLHRDPHLTAEIKATSPTNHIPTAVYWTVRSIVILESQLLGITGSDPEYVTEAWELSSLAHKLENIYNHLEENLNRLYQLIQKFRDEEAFNAIARILESPHIDNSKPLRVLFYKDDQPALYDGYNKKRVDIDVLRRKVVILMISDLDITQENEYLIAHQMYSEKRQFPQRPESQYEIVWVPIVDNWTEAKQLQFEELRNGMEWYTVYHPSVVSPIVVKYIRHQKKWNFVKKPLLVVMDPQGKIVHTNAVHMMCVFGSAAYPFTSNRERLLWEEETWRIELLADAIDQTLLNWISERKYICLYGGEDINWIRSFTRSAKEVALEAGIELELLYLGKSKQKERMARDIIRVIKEERLSHTIDWNLIWFFWVRLESMWQSKGQLMSELSRANFRDDNIKNDIIMQGIVSLLSFGSSDRGWALIGLPSSDMSKGNGDHMLKSMNDFKIWKIRHTEMGFTPALNEYLLGVYKSAPHHCTSLILPATGIMPETVACAECGRLMERYAMFRCCTD is encoded by the exons ATGGCCCTTCAACCTCAAACCCCTAGGGTCAACTTTCAAAGCACCCTTGCTGCACCCCGTCAAGACACCCTTGCACCTCAGAGTGCCGGCCTTGTACCTCAAACTGCCGGCCTTGCGCCTCAACAAACTCCCAGCCTTCTGCCTCAACAAAATCCCAGCCTTGTGCCTCAACAAAATCCCAGCCTTGTGCCTCAAAGTACTGCCCTTGTACCTCAAAGTGCCCCTGCACCTCAAAGTGCCCTTGTGCCTCAAACTAGGGCGCCCGCCACTGTCCTAGGCCGAGGAGGAGACAACTACCCGGGAAGAGGAGGAGACAACTACCTAGGCAGAGGAGGAGACGGCTACCGTACTACTCCAGCTACTCAGCTCGGTAGAGATCGTCGTCAGTATTCAGCATCATCAGATGACAATACATTGACCAACCAAATTCTGATGACTGATAGATCGCATGAACGTCCCTACGATGTGCCTCTTCTACTTGTCAAGCAGGTTCTCCAAACAATCGAGGCCATTCTGGCTCGTGTCAACAAACCACTTGACATCCATGGCACTGTTGTTCCG GGAGGTCTCGTACCTGCAACTGCACATGTGGATACTTTGGAACATGAGAAGGCCATCCATGCTAGCCTGAGTAGCCTCCACGACAGCATCGATGTTCCAACCAGCATTCTTAATGAAATTTCCAGCGAG ATACTTAGCAAGTCGCTAACAGGGGTAGATGCAAGCAAGACCACCATGGATATTTTAGAGAGGGTCCAGCACTACGATTGGGACGAAAAGGTGGTGCTTGCCTTAGCATCTTTTGCGATCAAAGATGGTGAATTTTGGCTTGTGGCTCAGCTTTTCACCACCAACGCACTGGCCAAAGCCGTCGGACAACTGAAGCAAATGCAAGAGATACTAGAACGATCTGGGACTAGTTTAAGACCTAAGTTTGAAGCATACAACAATCTGGTTAGAGCCGTGCTCAAGGTGACCAAGATCATTGTTCATTTACAGGACCTTCACCGCGACCCCCACTTAACTGCTGAAATCAAAGCTACATCTCCCACTAATCATATCCCCACTGCTGTTTACTGGACTGTCAGGAGTATAGTCATTCTTGAATCACAACTTTTAGGGATCACTGGCTCTGATCCAGA GTACGTAACAGAGGCATGGGAACTATCATCCTTGGCACACAAGCTCGAAAACATATACAACCATCTTGAGGAGAACCTAAACAGACTCTATCAACTCATTC AGAAGTTCAGAGATGAAGAAGCATTCAATGCAATTGCACGCATCTTAGAGTCACCACATATTGATAACTCCAAGCCTCTGAGGGTTTTGTTTTACAAGGATGACCAACCTGCACTCTATGATGGCTACAACAAGAAGAGG GTTGACATTGATGTGCTGAGGAGGAAGGTGGTGATACTGATGATTTCAGACCTGGACATCACCCAGGAAAATGAGTACCTGATTGCTCATCAAATGTACTCGGAGAAACGCCAGTTCCCACAAAGGCCAGAGAGCCAGTACGAGATTGTCTGGGTTCCAATTGTGGACAATTGGACTGAAGCCAAGCAGCTGCAGTTTGAGGAACTTAGAAATGGCATGGAATGGTACACTGTCTACCACCCTTCGGTTGTGTCTCCGATTGTGGTGAAGTACATCAGGCACCAGAAGAAATGGAACTTTGTGAAGAAGCCTCTGCTTGTGGTGATGGACCCTCAAGGCAAAATAGTGCACACCAATGCTGTTCACATGATGTGTGTTTTCGGAAGTGCAGCATACCCATTCACAAGCAACAGAGAGAGATTGCTCTGGGAAGAAGAGACCTGGAGGATTGAGCTTTTGGCAGATGCCATCGATCAAACTCTACTTAACTGG ATTTCGGAAAGGAAGTACATTTGCTTGTATGGCGGGGAAGACATTAACTGGATCCGAAGCTTCACAAGGTCTGCAAAAGAAGTTGCCTTGGAAGCTGGTATCGAATTAGAGTTGCTCTATCTTGGCAAGAGCAAGCAGAAGGAGCGAATGGCCAGAGACATCATCCGTGTTATTAAGGAGGAGAGGCTAAGCCACACCATCGACTGGAACCTCATTTGGTTCTTCTGGGTTCGTCTTGAGAGCATGTGGCAGTCCAAAGGACAGCTTATGAGTGAGCTGTCCAGGGCTAACTTCAGGGACGATAACATAAAAAACGACATCATAATGCAGGGGATTGTATCACTGCTGAGCTTCGGTTCTAGCGATCGGGGGTGGGCTCTGATCGGGCTTCCTTCATCAGACATGTCTAAGGGTAATGGGGATCACATGTTGAAGAGCATGAACGACTTCAAGATTTGGAAGATTAGGCACACTGAGATGGGGTTCACTCCTGCACTGAATGAATATCTTCTTGGGGTGTACAAGAGCGCCCCACATCACTGCACCAGTCTCATACTGCCTGCAACCGGCATCATGCCTGAGACGGTGGCCTGTGCTGAATGTGGTCGTCTCATGGAGAGGTACGCCATGTTCCGCTGCTGCACTGATTGA